From the Amycolatopsis thermoflava N1165 genome, one window contains:
- a CDS encoding long-chain fatty acid--CoA ligase, with amino-acid sequence MLSTMQDGQLSLANLLQHGSRVHAASQVTTWTDQGPRRESYADLGRNAARLANALRGLGVTGDQRVGTFMWNNAEHLAAYFAIPAMGAVLHTLNIRLFPEQLTFVANHAEDHVVIVDGSLVPLLAKQLPEMKTVRHVIVANGDPATLQAPDGVEVHSYDALLAAQPDTFDWPEIDERSAAAMCYTSGTTGDPKGVVYSHRSIWLHSMQVCMTDSMQLSPADNALVIVPMFHAMSWGLPYAAFMVGASLVMPDRFLQPGPLAQILASEKPTFAGAVPTIWQGLLQQLEAQPQDISHLREVVVGGSACPPALMHTFEERYGVPILHAWGMTETSPLGSVARPPAGATGEEAWKYRYTQGRFPASVRARLIDDDGNEQPWDNESVGELEVAGPWIAGAYHGGADPEKFHDGWLRTGDVGKISPDGYLTLTDRAKDVIKSGGEWISSVDLENTVMSHPAVAEAAVVGVPDEKWDERPLVAVVVREGQSVTAEELREFLADKVAKWQLPEHWTFIDEVPKTSVGKFDKKRLRAFHSQGKLDVTHF; translated from the coding sequence ATGCTGAGCACGATGCAGGACGGACAGCTTTCCCTTGCCAACCTGCTACAACACGGAAGCCGGGTGCATGCCGCCAGTCAGGTGACGACCTGGACCGACCAGGGGCCCCGCCGCGAGTCGTACGCGGACCTGGGTCGTAACGCTGCGCGACTGGCGAATGCACTCCGTGGTCTGGGTGTCACCGGCGACCAGCGGGTCGGCACCTTCATGTGGAACAACGCCGAGCACCTGGCGGCCTACTTCGCGATCCCCGCGATGGGCGCCGTGCTGCACACCCTCAACATCCGGCTGTTCCCCGAGCAGCTCACCTTCGTCGCGAACCACGCCGAGGACCACGTCGTGATCGTGGACGGCTCGCTCGTCCCGCTGCTGGCCAAGCAGCTGCCGGAGATGAAGACCGTCCGGCACGTGATCGTGGCCAACGGCGACCCGGCGACGCTGCAGGCGCCGGACGGCGTCGAGGTGCACTCCTACGACGCCCTGCTGGCCGCCCAGCCGGACACCTTCGACTGGCCGGAGATCGACGAGCGCTCCGCGGCCGCGATGTGCTACACGTCGGGCACGACCGGTGACCCCAAGGGCGTCGTCTACTCGCACCGCTCGATCTGGCTGCACTCGATGCAGGTCTGCATGACCGACAGCATGCAGCTCTCGCCGGCCGACAACGCGCTGGTCATCGTGCCGATGTTCCACGCGATGTCGTGGGGCCTGCCGTACGCGGCGTTCATGGTCGGCGCGTCGCTGGTCATGCCGGACCGGTTCCTGCAGCCGGGTCCGCTCGCGCAGATCCTCGCCTCGGAGAAGCCGACGTTCGCCGGCGCGGTCCCGACGATCTGGCAGGGCTTGCTGCAGCAGCTGGAGGCTCAGCCGCAGGACATCTCGCACCTGCGCGAGGTGGTCGTCGGCGGGTCGGCGTGCCCGCCCGCGCTGATGCACACCTTCGAGGAGCGCTACGGCGTGCCGATCCTGCACGCGTGGGGCATGACCGAGACGTCCCCGCTGGGCAGCGTGGCCCGGCCGCCCGCGGGCGCGACCGGCGAGGAGGCCTGGAAGTACCGGTACACGCAGGGCCGCTTCCCCGCGTCGGTGCGCGCGCGGCTCATCGACGACGACGGCAACGAGCAGCCGTGGGACAACGAGAGCGTGGGCGAGCTGGAGGTCGCCGGGCCGTGGATCGCCGGCGCCTACCACGGCGGCGCGGACCCGGAGAAGTTCCACGACGGCTGGCTGCGCACCGGTGACGTGGGCAAGATCAGCCCGGACGGCTACCTGACCCTCACCGACCGCGCGAAGGACGTCATCAAGTCCGGCGGCGAGTGGATCTCCTCGGTCGACCTGGAGAACACGGTGATGAGCCACCCGGCGGTCGCCGAGGCCGCGGTGGTCGGCGTGCCGGACGAGAAGTGGGACGAGCGGCCGCTGGTCGCGGTCGTGGTCCGGGAGGGCCAGAGCGTGACCGCCGAGGAGCTGCGTGAGTTCCTGGCCGACAAGGTCGCGAAGTGGCAGCTGCCGGAGCACTGGACGTTCATCGACGAGGTGCCCAAGACCAGCGTCGGCAAGTTCGACAAGAAGCGCCTGCGGGCCTTCCACTCGCAGGGCAAGCTGGACGTGACGCACTTCTGA
- a CDS encoding TIGR03767 family metallophosphoesterase: protein MGISRRHVLAATGAAGLGLVAGAPSAQAIDRALRESSRRAVGTSGTTLESVATPLDGAAAYTRLTGGPGWPLVVREDLAAGKAGRDDRRTALTAFVQFTDLHITDSESPARFEYLHPLIGSAHRPQETLGSAATAALVDRVNSLRRGPFTGRPLDFVMTTGDNTDNHEHLELGWFLGVLNGGEVTPNSGDPNVYEGVQASGDPLYWNPDRRVDGDWSAFPVLPGILTAGTRTFTSAGLDVPWYCTFGNHDDSIVGSLPDLPGMAHWYTGRYKVIGKDSGTAAKLARAIRTPGASVPVTELFGGSGTIREITPDERRRPFTTAEFVRAHLEPANTGPGPAGHGFTGANADGVDVYYTFRIAPGITGISLDTTTLAGFADGSIGLGQYLWVEQTLKRGSSVHYDFWGNRITRSVTDELFILFSHHTSDTMGNVLPDARHPLEPRLTGDAFVALLHRFPNVLAWVNGHTHENRITPRPGATPAQGFWEINTASHIDFPQHARVIEVADNADGTLSLFTTLIEAQAPYSADYADTSPSALASLYRELSFNDLHADPARTGAAADHNTELLLVHPLR from the coding sequence ATGGGGATCAGCAGGCGGCACGTGCTGGCAGCGACCGGTGCGGCCGGGCTCGGGCTCGTCGCCGGCGCACCGTCGGCGCAGGCGATCGACCGGGCGCTACGGGAAAGCAGCCGGCGCGCGGTCGGCACGTCCGGCACCACGCTGGAGAGTGTCGCCACGCCGCTGGACGGCGCCGCGGCGTACACGCGCCTGACCGGCGGGCCGGGCTGGCCGCTGGTGGTGCGGGAGGACCTGGCGGCGGGCAAGGCGGGCCGGGACGACCGACGCACGGCGCTCACCGCGTTCGTCCAGTTCACCGACCTGCACATCACCGACTCCGAATCGCCGGCGCGGTTCGAGTACCTGCACCCGCTGATCGGCTCCGCCCACCGTCCACAGGAGACACTCGGCTCGGCGGCCACGGCCGCGCTCGTCGACCGGGTGAACAGCCTGCGGCGCGGGCCGTTCACCGGACGGCCGCTGGACTTCGTGATGACCACCGGCGACAACACCGACAACCACGAGCACCTCGAACTCGGCTGGTTCCTCGGCGTGCTCAACGGCGGCGAGGTCACCCCGAACTCCGGCGACCCGAACGTCTACGAGGGCGTGCAGGCCTCCGGCGACCCGCTGTACTGGAACCCGGACCGCCGCGTGGACGGCGACTGGTCGGCGTTCCCGGTGCTGCCCGGCATCCTGACCGCGGGCACGCGCACGTTCACCTCGGCGGGACTCGACGTGCCGTGGTACTGCACGTTCGGCAACCACGACGACAGCATCGTCGGCAGCCTGCCGGACCTGCCCGGGATGGCGCACTGGTACACCGGCCGCTACAAGGTGATCGGCAAGGACTCCGGGACCGCGGCGAAGCTGGCGCGGGCCATCCGGACACCGGGCGCGAGCGTGCCGGTCACCGAGCTGTTCGGCGGCAGCGGCACGATCCGCGAGATCACCCCGGACGAGCGGCGACGGCCGTTCACCACAGCCGAGTTCGTGCGGGCGCACCTCGAGCCCGCCAACACCGGGCCCGGCCCGGCAGGCCACGGCTTCACCGGCGCCAACGCCGACGGCGTGGACGTCTACTACACGTTCCGCATCGCCCCGGGCATCACCGGCATCAGCCTCGACACCACGACGCTCGCCGGGTTCGCGGACGGCTCGATCGGGCTCGGGCAGTACCTGTGGGTCGAGCAGACGCTCAAGCGCGGCAGCTCGGTCCACTACGACTTCTGGGGCAACCGGATCACCCGCTCGGTCACCGACGAGCTGTTCATCCTGTTCAGCCACCACACCTCGGACACGATGGGCAACGTCCTGCCCGACGCCCGCCACCCGCTGGAACCGCGCCTGACCGGGGACGCGTTCGTCGCGCTCCTGCACCGGTTTCCGAACGTGCTGGCGTGGGTCAACGGGCACACACACGAAAACCGAATCACGCCGCGGCCGGGCGCGACCCCCGCCCAGGGGTTCTGGGAGATCAACACCGCGTCCCACATCGACTTCCCGCAGCACGCGCGGGTGATCGAGGTCGCGGACAACGCCGACGGCACGTTGTCGCTGTTCACCACCCTGATCGAGGCGCAAGCCCCGTACTCGGCCGACTACGCCGACACCTCGCCGTCCGCGCTGGCGTCGCTGTACCGGGAGCTGTCGTTCAACGACCTGCACGCCGACCCGGCCCGCACCGGCGCGGCGGCCGACCACAACACGGAGTTGTTGCTGGTCCACCCCTTGCGGTAG
- a CDS encoding PaaI family thioesterase, with protein sequence MTQLDEAGTALFHQSMPFSERLGIEVLEHSKDVVRARLAWDATLCTIGGVLHGGALMALADSTGAVCAFLNLPEGAQGTSTIESKTNFLRGVREGHVTATARPLHAGRKVVVVETELHDDAGKLVAKVTQSQSVL encoded by the coding sequence ATGACTCAGCTCGACGAGGCCGGGACGGCGCTGTTCCACCAGTCGATGCCGTTCTCGGAGCGGCTCGGCATCGAGGTGCTGGAGCACTCGAAGGACGTGGTGCGGGCGCGGCTCGCCTGGGACGCCACCCTCTGCACGATCGGCGGGGTGCTGCACGGCGGCGCGCTGATGGCGCTGGCCGACTCGACCGGCGCGGTGTGCGCGTTCCTCAACCTGCCCGAAGGCGCACAGGGCACCTCGACCATCGAGTCGAAGACGAACTTCCTGCGCGGGGTGCGCGAGGGGCACGTGACCGCGACCGCCCGCCCGCTGCACGCCGGCCGCAAGGTGGTCGTGGTGGAAACCGAGCTGCACGACGACGCGGGCAAGCTCGTCGCGAAGGTGACGCAGTCGCAATCAGTCCTTTGA
- a CDS encoding peptidase C39 family protein, which translates to MTRALLAVLAAAVMATVTVQPASASPGRADEAVDYHEWTPAGPFAPAGTESYEGRDYERAQWTSPFHAPGFDATELIASWNAQTPPGTWIQVEAQARTAAGAETAWYVMGRWAAGDGDIKRTSVDGQDDAHAQVSVDTLVMKPGVLLRSYRLRVSLYRAPGTRATATVSAVGAMTSNVPDRFEVPVSRPGKASGIELPVPAYAQNIHKGHFPEYGGGGESWCSPTSTEMVVEYWGRRPREEDMTWIPAGYPDRTVDYAARHTYDHSYEGTGNWPFNTAYAATFGLRGHVTRLHSLTELEDYIARGIPVITSQSFRADELDGAGYGTAGHIMVVVGFTADGDVIANDPAANSNANVRTIYPRAQFENIWQRTKRHTEDGSVASGPGGVVYLITP; encoded by the coding sequence ATGACCCGCGCCCTGCTCGCCGTGCTGGCCGCCGCCGTGATGGCGACGGTGACCGTGCAACCCGCGTCCGCCTCCCCCGGCCGGGCCGACGAGGCCGTCGACTACCACGAGTGGACGCCGGCGGGCCCTTTCGCGCCCGCCGGGACCGAGTCGTACGAGGGCCGGGACTACGAGCGGGCACAGTGGACCTCGCCGTTCCACGCGCCCGGGTTCGACGCGACCGAGCTGATCGCGTCGTGGAACGCGCAGACGCCGCCGGGCACCTGGATCCAGGTCGAGGCGCAGGCGCGCACGGCGGCGGGCGCGGAAACCGCGTGGTACGTGATGGGCCGGTGGGCCGCGGGCGACGGTGACATCAAGCGGACGAGCGTGGACGGCCAGGACGACGCGCACGCGCAGGTCTCGGTCGACACGCTCGTGATGAAGCCCGGCGTGCTGCTGCGCTCGTACCGGCTGCGGGTCTCGCTCTACCGCGCGCCGGGCACGCGCGCGACGGCCACGGTGAGCGCGGTCGGCGCGATGACGTCGAACGTGCCGGACCGGTTCGAGGTGCCGGTTTCCCGGCCGGGCAAGGCGTCCGGCATCGAGCTGCCCGTTCCCGCGTACGCGCAGAACATCCACAAGGGACACTTCCCGGAGTACGGCGGCGGCGGGGAGAGCTGGTGCAGCCCGACGTCCACCGAGATGGTGGTCGAGTACTGGGGCAGGCGGCCGCGCGAAGAGGACATGACCTGGATCCCGGCCGGCTACCCGGACCGGACGGTCGACTACGCGGCCCGGCACACCTACGACCACTCCTACGAGGGCACCGGCAACTGGCCGTTCAACACCGCGTACGCGGCGACCTTCGGCCTGCGCGGGCACGTCACGCGCCTGCACTCGCTGACCGAGCTGGAGGACTACATCGCCCGGGGCATCCCGGTGATCACGTCGCAGTCCTTCCGCGCCGACGAACTGGACGGCGCGGGTTACGGCACAGCGGGGCACATCATGGTCGTCGTCGGGTTCACGGCGGACGGCGACGTCATCGCCAACGACCCGGCCGCGAACAGCAACGCGAACGTGCGCACGATCTACCCGCGGGCTCAGTTCGAGAACATCTGGCAGCGCACCAAGCGGCACACCGAGGACGGCTCCGTGGCGAGCGGCCCCGGCGGCGTCGTCTACCTGATCACCCCGTGA